One window from the genome of Thalassospira xiamenensis M-5 = DSM 17429 encodes:
- the metF gene encoding methylenetetrahydrofolate reductase — MTVKNDIAPQGISRSDLRISFEFFPPKTEKMEETMWRSIHRLAPLNPSFVSVTYGAGGSTRDRTHSSVTRIQGETGIPAAAHLTCVGHTKEEIEGIARNYWDEGIRSIVALRGDLPDAGDKYVPTPGGYPYAVDLVEGLKRIADFDISVSAYPETHPDAPSADFEIEYLKHKIDAGANRAITQFFFDNEVFLRFRDKCVAAGITAPIVPGILPVTNFGSLLKFADMCGASVPKRLHWRFEDLDEDPDTRRMVAFHEAISQVEGLMAEGVTEFHFYTLNRAELTYAICHALGIRGVAQAAA; from the coding sequence ATGACGGTTAAAAACGACATCGCACCACAGGGAATATCCCGCAGCGATTTGCGGATTTCGTTCGAATTCTTTCCGCCGAAAACGGAAAAGATGGAAGAAACCATGTGGCGTTCGATCCACCGTCTGGCCCCGTTGAACCCGTCTTTTGTTTCGGTAACCTATGGGGCTGGTGGGTCAACCCGTGACCGCACGCATAGCAGTGTCACCCGCATTCAGGGTGAAACCGGCATTCCGGCGGCCGCCCACCTGACCTGTGTTGGTCACACCAAGGAAGAAATTGAAGGTATCGCGCGCAACTACTGGGATGAAGGCATCCGTTCGATTGTTGCCCTGCGCGGTGACCTGCCTGATGCGGGCGATAAATATGTGCCGACGCCGGGGGGATATCCTTATGCGGTTGATCTGGTCGAAGGGCTAAAGCGGATTGCGGATTTCGATATTTCGGTTTCGGCCTATCCGGAAACCCACCCGGATGCGCCCAGTGCCGATTTCGAAATCGAATATCTGAAGCACAAGATCGATGCCGGTGCGAACCGCGCGATCACGCAGTTCTTCTTTGATAACGAGGTGTTCCTTCGATTCCGTGACAAATGTGTTGCCGCCGGGATCACCGCACCGATTGTGCCGGGTATCCTGCCGGTGACCAATTTCGGATCGCTTTTGAAATTTGCCGATATGTGCGGCGCATCGGTGCCCAAGCGCCTGCATTGGCGGTTTGAAGACCTTGACGAAGATCCCGATACGCGCCGCATGGTTGCCTTCCACGAAGCCATTTCACAGGTCGAGGGCCTGATGGCCGAAGGTGTTACCGAATTCCATTTCTATACGTTAAACCGTGCCGAACTGACATATGCCATCTGTCATGCGTTGGGTATTCGCGGTGTTGCACAGGCCGCTGCCTGA
- a CDS encoding sodium:solute symporter family protein — protein sequence MDLTTLTYIVVGLSFALYIGIAIWAKASTTGEFYVAGKGVNPVVNGMATAADWMSAASFISMAGLIAFLGYGGSVYLMGWTGGYCLLAMLLAPYLRKYGKFTVPEFIGDRYYSKTARIVAVICLIFISFTYVAGQMRGVGIVFSRFLEVELLTGLIVGMGIVFVYAVLGGMKGITYTQVAQYCVLIVAYTIPAIFIAFQLTGNPLPQLAFGSTVNGTGDHMLDRLNQIVTELGFLEYTTTNKSTIDIFCITLALMVGTAGLPHVIVRFFTVPKVRDARSSAGWALVFIALLYTTAPAVGAMARLNLTETVQIGAVGDPEGNLKIEDRPDWMTRWEATGLLKFEDKNGDGRIQYYNDANAEFAAKAAEYGWAGNELSVDRDIMVLANPEIAQLPNWVIALVAAGGIAAALSTAAGLLLVISSGVSHDLLKGTFTPDMTEGQELMAGRIAAAVAIVIAGYLGYNPPGFVAQVVAFAFGLAAASLFPVIIMGIFSKKVNREGAIAGMLVGLIFTMGYIMSYKGIFIPVLIENVPANWLFGISPEGIGVVGMILNFLVAFGVSKVTAEPPEHIQHLIEDIRVPKGAGSAVDH from the coding sequence ATGGATCTTACTACCCTTACCTATATCGTCGTCGGCCTGAGCTTCGCGCTGTATATCGGCATCGCGATCTGGGCCAAGGCAAGCACCACCGGCGAATTCTATGTCGCTGGCAAGGGCGTTAACCCGGTCGTCAACGGTATGGCGACCGCCGCAGACTGGATGTCTGCTGCATCCTTTATTTCAATGGCCGGCCTGATTGCCTTCCTTGGCTATGGCGGCTCGGTCTACCTGATGGGCTGGACTGGCGGCTACTGCCTGCTGGCAATGCTTCTGGCACCTTACCTTCGCAAGTACGGTAAATTCACCGTGCCGGAATTCATCGGGGACCGGTACTACTCCAAAACAGCGCGTATCGTTGCTGTTATCTGCCTGATCTTCATTTCCTTCACCTATGTTGCAGGCCAGATGCGCGGTGTCGGTATCGTGTTCTCGCGCTTCCTTGAAGTCGAACTCCTGACCGGCCTGATCGTCGGCATGGGTATCGTCTTCGTTTATGCCGTTCTTGGTGGCATGAAGGGGATTACCTACACTCAGGTTGCGCAATATTGCGTGCTGATCGTTGCCTATACCATTCCGGCAATCTTCATCGCCTTCCAGCTGACCGGCAATCCGCTGCCGCAGTTGGCATTCGGTTCGACGGTTAACGGTACGGGCGATCATATGCTTGATCGTTTAAACCAGATCGTGACCGAACTGGGCTTCCTTGAATATACCACCACCAACAAATCGACGATCGACATCTTCTGCATCACGCTTGCGCTGATGGTCGGTACGGCAGGTCTGCCGCACGTTATCGTCCGCTTCTTCACCGTTCCGAAAGTACGTGATGCACGTTCATCGGCCGGTTGGGCGCTGGTATTCATCGCGCTGCTTTACACCACTGCCCCGGCAGTCGGTGCGATGGCTCGCCTGAACCTGACGGAAACCGTGCAGATCGGTGCGGTTGGTGATCCGGAAGGCAACCTTAAAATCGAAGATCGTCCGGATTGGATGACCCGTTGGGAGGCCACCGGTCTTCTGAAATTTGAAGATAAAAACGGTGATGGTCGTATCCAGTACTATAACGATGCCAATGCCGAATTTGCCGCCAAAGCCGCTGAATATGGCTGGGCCGGTAACGAACTGAGTGTTGACCGGGACATCATGGTTCTGGCCAACCCGGAAATTGCACAGCTTCCGAACTGGGTGATTGCCCTTGTCGCAGCCGGTGGTATTGCCGCCGCACTGTCAACGGCAGCCGGTCTGTTGCTTGTGATTTCCTCGGGCGTTTCGCATGACCTTCTGAAGGGCACGTTTACGCCAGATATGACAGAAGGGCAGGAATTGATGGCCGGGCGTATTGCGGCAGCCGTCGCAATCGTGATTGCCGGTTATCTTGGATACAACCCGCCTGGCTTCGTGGCACAGGTGGTGGCCTTCGCCTTCGGTTTGGCGGCGGCATCACTGTTCCCGGTTATCATCATGGGGATCTTCTCCAAGAAGGTTAACCGCGAAGGCGCGATTGCAGGCATGCTGGTCGGTCTGATCTTCACCATGGGCTATATCATGTCCTACAAGGGCATCTTTATCCCGGTACTGATCGAAAACGTTCCGGCAAACTGGCTGTTCGGCATTTCGCCGGAAGGCATCGGTGTTGTTGGTATGATCCTGAACTTCCTCGTTGCGTTCGGCGTTTCGAAAGTTACCGCAGAACCGCCCGAACATATCCAGCACCTGATTGAAGATATCCGTGTTCCGAAAGGAGCCGGTAGCGCCGTTGACCATTAA
- a CDS encoding homocysteine S-methyltransferase family protein, translating to MTMMNDRKERIALLRKRAENKILILDGAMGTMIQKHKLSEDDYRGERFADWKQDVKGNNDLLSLTQPDIIKDIHLQYIAAGADLQGTNTFSATTIAQADYGMESLAYEINYESAKIARAACDEWEAAHPGDVRFVNGAIGPTNRTASISPDVNNPGFRGVNFDQLREAYKEAVNGLLDGGADTLLVETIFDTLNAKAALFAIDEVLEERGEDVPVLISGTITDASGRTLSGQTTEAFYNSVRHAKPFSIGLNCALGAAQLRPYVQELSRIAECRVSVYPNAGLPNEFGEYDQSDAEMAALVKEWADTGMVNLLGGCCGTTPPHIKAIADAVANATPRKLPVIEPKMRLSGLEPFNAA from the coding sequence ATGACGATGATGAATGACCGCAAGGAACGCATTGCCCTGCTGCGTAAACGGGCCGAAAACAAAATCCTGATCCTTGATGGTGCGATGGGCACCATGATCCAGAAGCACAAGCTGAGCGAGGACGATTATCGCGGTGAACGCTTTGCCGACTGGAAACAGGATGTGAAGGGCAATAACGACTTGCTGTCATTGACCCAGCCAGACATCATCAAGGATATCCATCTGCAATATATTGCCGCGGGTGCGGACCTTCAGGGGACCAATACCTTTAGTGCGACGACGATTGCGCAGGCCGATTACGGCATGGAAAGCCTTGCCTACGAGATCAATTACGAAAGTGCGAAAATCGCGCGCGCGGCCTGCGATGAATGGGAAGCCGCCCATCCCGGCGATGTGCGCTTTGTCAATGGTGCCATCGGCCCGACCAACCGCACCGCATCAATTTCGCCCGATGTGAACAATCCGGGTTTCCGCGGGGTTAATTTTGATCAGCTGCGCGAAGCCTATAAGGAAGCTGTGAACGGCCTTCTGGATGGCGGGGCGGATACGCTTCTGGTGGAAACCATTTTCGATACGCTCAATGCCAAGGCTGCATTATTTGCCATCGACGAAGTGCTTGAAGAACGTGGTGAAGATGTACCGGTCCTGATTTCGGGCACGATCACCGATGCCTCTGGCCGGACTCTTTCGGGGCAGACGACCGAGGCGTTTTATAATTCGGTCCGTCATGCCAAGCCGTTCTCGATCGGGCTTAACTGTGCATTGGGGGCGGCACAGTTGCGCCCCTATGTGCAGGAACTGTCGCGCATTGCCGAATGCCGTGTTTCGGTTTATCCCAATGCGGGCCTGCCCAACGAGTTCGGTGAATATGATCAATCGGATGCCGAAATGGCGGCCTTGGTCAAGGAATGGGCCGATACCGGCATGGTCAATCTGCTGGGCGGGTGCTGTGGCACGACGCCACCCCATATCAAGGCGATTGCCGATGCGGTGGCAAATGCGACCCCGCGCAAATTGCCTGTGATTGAACCGAAAATGCGTCTTTCGGGCCTGGAACCATTCAATGCCGCCTGA
- a CDS encoding MlaC/ttg2D family ABC transporter substrate-binding protein produces the protein MKSRFTIPALAAAIVSTTGLLAGPAFAGNANTAPSLTVEVAVSSNASEVIKTLANEAIIGLTDQSLSNDTRRQNFVALMDRYFAMDVISRFVLGRYWRSISEEELNEFADLLQDYLALNYASQFKDFNGEQFVVGDEKQQNKDTFVNSQFVRPDGPPVSIIWRLREFGDDYKIIDVTVEGLSMGITQRDEFTAVIQKNGGKVSALTENLREKVGK, from the coding sequence ATGAAAAGCAGATTTACGATTCCCGCACTGGCGGCAGCAATCGTTAGCACGACCGGCCTTCTGGCCGGTCCTGCATTTGCAGGTAATGCAAACACCGCGCCGTCCCTGACGGTAGAGGTCGCTGTAAGCAGCAACGCATCCGAGGTAATCAAGACTCTTGCGAATGAAGCGATTATCGGACTGACCGACCAGTCGCTTAGCAACGATACCCGTCGGCAGAACTTTGTTGCGCTGATGGACCGTTACTTCGCAATGGATGTGATTTCCCGGTTTGTTCTGGGACGTTACTGGCGCTCGATCTCCGAGGAAGAACTCAACGAGTTCGCCGATCTTCTTCAGGACTATCTGGCGCTTAACTACGCCAGCCAGTTCAAGGATTTCAATGGCGAGCAATTCGTTGTCGGCGACGAGAAACAGCAGAACAAGGATACCTTCGTCAATTCGCAGTTTGTCCGCCCGGATGGTCCGCCGGTTTCGATTATCTGGCGTTTGCGCGAATTTGGCGACGATTACAAAATCATCGACGTCACCGTCGAAGGGCTGAGCATGGGCATCACCCAGCGCGACGAATTCACCGCCGTCATCCAGAAAAACGGCGGCAAGGTCTCTGCGCTGACCGAAAATCTGCGCGAAAAAGTCGGAAAATAA
- a CDS encoding VacJ family lipoprotein: protein MKLRTLLSLCAGASLSMLTACASTQPAQDMSDYDPIEPVNRVVHGVNGAVDFMVLYPAAMWYRDIAPQPVKTAVRSFVRNIGEPVNALNSLLQGEPDQAADTVQRFIMNTTIGFLGFNDVAADFGIEYHSEDFGQTLGHYGIGGGPYIVLPLLGPSNLRDTTGIAVDYVANPMTWGSRNSDTLDNLYLGSLALTALDARYRTLNQLNELQQTSIDYYAALRSLYRQQRNAAIRNGADPSAPNFEDESASADFDDAFEAAAN, encoded by the coding sequence ATGAAGCTTCGAACTTTGCTTTCGCTGTGCGCTGGTGCATCTCTGTCCATGCTGACAGCATGCGCGTCCACCCAGCCGGCACAGGACATGAGTGACTATGACCCTATCGAACCGGTAAACCGGGTCGTGCACGGGGTTAATGGTGCCGTAGACTTTATGGTCCTTTACCCAGCCGCCATGTGGTATCGCGACATTGCACCGCAGCCGGTAAAAACCGCTGTCCGCAGTTTTGTGCGCAACATCGGCGAGCCGGTGAATGCATTGAACTCGCTGCTGCAAGGGGAACCTGATCAGGCGGCTGACACTGTTCAGCGCTTCATCATGAACACCACAATCGGCTTCCTTGGTTTCAATGATGTGGCTGCCGATTTCGGCATCGAATATCATTCAGAAGATTTCGGCCAGACTCTTGGCCATTACGGTATCGGCGGCGGTCCTTACATCGTCCTGCCGCTGCTTGGTCCGTCGAACTTGCGTGATACGACCGGCATTGCCGTTGATTACGTGGCAAACCCGATGACCTGGGGCAGCCGAAACAGCGATACCCTTGATAATCTCTATCTTGGTTCGCTGGCTTTGACCGCACTTGACGCGCGCTATCGCACGCTCAACCAGCTCAACGAATTGCAACAGACGTCGATTGACTATTATGCTGCATTGCGTAGCCTGTACCGTCAGCAACGCAACGCCGCCATTCGGAACGGTGCAGATCCTTCGGCACCGAATTTCGAAGACGAAAGCGCTTCTGCCGACTTCGACGATGCGTTTGAAGCTGCGGCAAATTAA
- a CDS encoding DUF4212 domain-containing protein — protein sequence MDEQSAAYWKRNVKLVTTLLIIWFVVSYGFGILFVDVMNNIKIAGFELGFWFAQQGSIYVFVALIFVYVSKMNKLDREFDVREDD from the coding sequence ATGGATGAGCAAAGCGCAGCCTACTGGAAGCGAAACGTAAAACTGGTGACCACCTTGTTGATCATCTGGTTTGTCGTTTCCTACGGTTTCGGCATCTTGTTTGTCGATGTGATGAACAACATCAAGATTGCGGGCTTTGAACTCGGGTTCTGGTTCGCCCAACAGGGGTCCATTTACGTCTTTGTCGCGTTGATTTTCGTTTACGTGTCCAAGATGAACAAACTGGACCGTGAATTCGACGTTCGCGAAGACGACTGA
- a CDS encoding ArsR/SmtB family transcription factor, with the protein MEQVLARLRAAAEATRLRLLAICAECELTVSEITQIIGQSQPRVSRHLKLLCEAGLLVRFREGTWVFYRTPNTGPGAELLQPVLDLLPRDDETLLLDRTRLEQVKAQREQIATEYFRANADDWDRIRSLHIDEAVVERALVDAIGDLSGGRILDIGTGTGRILELLGKTAEEGVGVDMSREMLAVARARLQRADLSNCLVRQADMYQLPYPAGMFDVVTLHQVLHYAERPEAAIAEAARVLAPNGRLVVVDFATHDREELREEHAHRRLGFEDGAINTWFRACELSPGDVISLPGKPLTVRIWSAHASAKEQKAQIANNHNEAAE; encoded by the coding sequence ATGGAACAGGTTCTTGCAAGGTTACGCGCGGCGGCAGAGGCGACACGTCTTCGTCTGCTGGCGATCTGTGCCGAATGCGAACTGACGGTCAGCGAGATCACCCAGATCATCGGGCAGAGCCAGCCGCGTGTGTCACGTCATCTGAAATTGCTGTGCGAAGCCGGTTTGCTTGTCCGATTCCGTGAAGGGACATGGGTTTTTTATCGCACACCCAATACAGGTCCGGGGGCCGAACTGTTGCAGCCGGTTCTTGATCTGTTGCCCCGCGATGACGAAACCCTCTTACTTGATCGTACCCGGCTTGAGCAGGTCAAGGCGCAGCGCGAACAGATTGCGACGGAATATTTCCGCGCGAATGCCGATGACTGGGATCGAATCCGGTCACTTCATATCGACGAAGCGGTGGTCGAACGGGCGCTTGTTGACGCCATCGGCGATCTTTCCGGGGGCCGTATTCTTGATATCGGTACCGGTACGGGCCGGATTCTGGAGCTTCTGGGCAAAACGGCCGAAGAGGGTGTCGGTGTTGATATGTCGCGCGAGATGCTGGCGGTCGCACGCGCACGCTTGCAGCGCGCCGATCTTTCGAACTGTCTGGTACGGCAGGCCGATATGTATCAACTGCCTTATCCGGCCGGAATGTTTGATGTTGTGACCCTGCATCAGGTGCTGCATTACGCCGAACGCCCCGAAGCCGCCATCGCCGAAGCTGCCCGCGTTCTGGCACCTAATGGCAGGCTGGTGGTGGTTGATTTTGCAACCCATGACCGCGAAGAACTGCGTGAAGAGCACGCGCATCGGCGGCTTGGCTTTGAAGACGGGGCGATCAATACGTGGTTTCGCGCATGTGAACTTTCGCCCGGCGATGTCATAAGCCTGCCGGGCAAGCCCCTGACGGTGCGAATCTGGTCTGCACATGCGTCGGCAAAGGAACAGAAGGCGCAGATCGCGAACAATCATAACGAAGCTGCCGAGTAA
- the ettA gene encoding energy-dependent translational throttle protein EttA, which produces MASYQYIYVMKDLTKILPGGRELFKGITLSFLPGVKIGVLGNNGAGKSTLLKIMAGIEKDYSGEAWPAEGVRVGYLEQEPQLNPEKDVLGNVMEGCGQIVDDLARFNEISMAFGEPMTDDEMNNLLAEQGELQERIDAANGWDLERTLDIAMDALRCPPKDSDVTKLSGGERRRVALCRLLLAKPDILLLDEPTNHLDAESVAWLERHLEDYQGTVILVTHDRYFLDNVTGWILELDRGQGIPYEGNYSSWLEQKQKRLEQEARQEGSRQKQLASELDWIRQNPKGRQAKSKARVRAYDDLVAEAAKAVPDSTKIVIPIAERLGNEVITAEGLTKAFGDKLLFDDLHFRLPPGGIVGVIGPNGAGKTTLFKMLTGSDTPDAGTLKIGETVKMGYVDQSRDSLDPNKTVWQEVSDGLDEILLGKRPMSSRAYVSQFAFKGADQQKKVGQLSGGERNRVHLAKMLKSGSNVLLLDEPTNDLDVDTLRALEEGLLEFAGCAVVISHDRFFLDRIATHILAYEGNSHVEWFEGNYQEYEADYKRRYGDAADRPHRIKYKPLTRG; this is translated from the coding sequence ATGGCATCCTACCAGTATATCTACGTCATGAAGGACCTGACCAAGATCCTTCCGGGCGGTCGCGAACTTTTCAAAGGCATTACGCTATCCTTCCTGCCGGGCGTGAAAATCGGTGTTCTCGGGAACAACGGTGCCGGTAAGTCGACCCTGCTTAAAATCATGGCGGGCATCGAAAAGGATTATTCCGGCGAAGCATGGCCAGCCGAAGGTGTTCGCGTCGGTTACCTTGAACAGGAACCGCAGCTGAACCCGGAAAAGGATGTTCTGGGCAACGTCATGGAAGGTTGCGGTCAGATCGTTGACGATCTCGCACGTTTCAATGAAATCAGCATGGCCTTTGGCGAGCCGATGACCGATGACGAGATGAATAATCTCCTCGCCGAGCAGGGGGAATTGCAGGAACGCATTGATGCGGCCAATGGCTGGGATCTTGAGCGTACGCTTGATATCGCCATGGATGCGCTGCGTTGCCCGCCCAAGGATTCAGATGTGACCAAGCTTTCCGGTGGCGAACGCCGCCGTGTCGCGCTTTGCCGTCTGTTGCTTGCAAAGCCCGACATTCTGCTGCTTGACGAACCGACCAACCATCTGGATGCCGAATCCGTGGCGTGGCTTGAACGTCACCTTGAAGACTATCAGGGTACTGTCATTCTGGTTACCCACGATCGTTACTTCCTTGATAACGTTACCGGCTGGATTCTTGAACTCGACCGTGGTCAGGGCATCCCGTATGAAGGCAACTATTCATCCTGGCTCGAACAGAAGCAGAAGCGTCTGGAACAGGAAGCCCGTCAGGAAGGTAGCCGCCAGAAACAGCTGGCATCCGAGCTTGACTGGATCCGTCAGAACCCGAAAGGCCGTCAGGCAAAATCCAAGGCCCGTGTCCGTGCCTATGACGATCTCGTTGCCGAAGCCGCAAAGGCGGTTCCGGATTCAACCAAGATTGTTATTCCGATTGCCGAACGCCTTGGTAACGAGGTGATCACTGCCGAAGGCCTGACCAAGGCATTTGGTGACAAGCTTCTGTTTGATGATCTGCATTTCCGTCTGCCGCCGGGCGGCATTGTTGGTGTGATCGGTCCGAACGGTGCGGGTAAAACCACTTTGTTCAAAATGCTGACCGGCAGCGATACACCCGATGCTGGTACGCTCAAGATCGGTGAAACGGTCAAGATGGGCTATGTCGATCAGTCGCGTGACTCGCTTGATCCGAACAAAACCGTCTGGCAGGAAGTTTCCGACGGTCTGGACGAAATCCTTCTGGGCAAACGCCCGATGAGCTCGCGCGCCTATGTGTCGCAGTTTGCATTCAAGGGGGCGGATCAGCAGAAAAAGGTCGGGCAGCTTTCCGGTGGTGAACGTAACCGCGTTCATCTTGCCAAGATGCTGAAATCCGGTTCTAACGTTCTGCTGCTTGACGAACCGACCAACGATCTTGATGTCGATACGCTTCGCGCGCTTGAAGAAGGTCTGCTGGAATTTGCCGGTTGTGCCGTGGTTATCTCGCACGATCGTTTCTTCCTTGACCGTATCGCGACCCACATCCTGGCTTACGAAGGCAATTCGCATGTCGAATGGTTCGAAGGCAACTATCAGGAATATGAAGCGGATTATAAACGCCGTTACGGTGACGCGGCCGACCGCCCGCATCGCATCAAATACAAGCCGCTGACGCGCGGTTAA